One genomic region from Cetobacterium sp. 8H encodes:
- a CDS encoding ATP-dependent DNA helicase, giving the protein MSLNKSQKEAVENIYGPMLIIAGPGSGKTRTLVERMVYMIKDKHILPEEILVSTFTERAARELSTRITNRLSDSNFHLESVYIGTIHSICLKIIDENIEYSKLKRGYKVLENVDQKFFMFSKLKLFKDIEGFEKFFEKKSYFNNWKKSEALLKWFNRFTEEGVEGKNLTFLGKAYELYKFLLLKENRLDFSMIQSEAYRILKENSKILEKFQNKIKYIMIDEYQDTNSIQERLILLIGSKSKNICVVGDDDQGIYRFRGATIKNILQFESKFDEECKIVKLETNYRSEKDIVKFCREWIDSLYWGEFRHSKELVVPEEKNNDRTRVVKMSVSNSEGKWQERIAEFLIFLKRSGKIQDFNQVAFLFRSVRNKKIVSLAHYLEYRGIGVYSPRSNLFFSRKEIMEVIGVFLYVLLREENRIFNGDIKLDISDYYRDCLNQLEKKFRSNEEYRNNVEDLKKQYQKIDQKIGKLLELYYKIISLGEFQNILENLKEGVLENRVLYNLGILSKIIEKADILSKVSDLTEENIQKITDYFFTMHLKYLKDSGVDEYEDIKEFAPKGAVSFLTIHQSKGLEFPIVIVGSLDAAPDIERDDEKDIEREFIAFDDFEPEYRIKDFDFWRLYYTAFSRAKNLLILTCVEISKGKYQVPSLPFKSIYERIPDILSGELDFKELEVDRINDIDLKESYSYTSHFLKYKECPFKYKLDKIYDFQRIKSPENFYGTLVHQSLEYINKKAIDKIPLNEEELEIDYYLGYEGLKKSEGIFLNKDILENGLKQIKEYVNNGFEIYSKAIEVEKELYVLRNEYLIEGKLDLIIEIEEGLKIVDFKTGSSEIDDENLDNYINQVKLYCYLLKMNTNKKVVGGEIYFVKNNQKIEIPYEQGDEIEILNDFDTITNKIKNNEFSEKRLSPKKCLKCEFKNHCFGINML; this is encoded by the coding sequence ATGAGTTTAAACAAAAGCCAAAAAGAAGCAGTTGAAAATATATATGGACCTATGCTTATAATAGCAGGTCCTGGATCTGGGAAGACAAGAACTTTAGTAGAAAGAATGGTTTATATGATAAAAGATAAACATATTCTTCCAGAGGAAATTTTAGTTAGTACTTTTACAGAAAGAGCTGCAAGAGAGTTGAGCACAAGAATAACCAATAGATTAAGTGACAGTAATTTTCATTTAGAATCTGTTTATATAGGAACTATTCACTCTATTTGTTTAAAAATAATAGATGAAAATATAGAATATTCAAAGTTAAAAAGAGGATATAAAGTTTTAGAGAATGTGGATCAAAAGTTTTTTATGTTTTCAAAATTAAAACTATTTAAAGATATCGAAGGGTTTGAAAAATTTTTTGAGAAAAAAAGTTATTTTAATAATTGGAAGAAAAGTGAAGCTCTTTTAAAGTGGTTTAATAGATTTACAGAAGAGGGAGTTGAAGGGAAAAATTTAACTTTTCTGGGAAAGGCTTATGAGCTTTATAAATTCCTTTTATTAAAAGAGAATAGACTCGATTTTTCTATGATTCAAAGTGAAGCATATAGAATATTAAAAGAAAATTCAAAAATATTGGAGAAGTTTCAAAATAAAATAAAATATATAATGATTGATGAATATCAAGATACAAATTCAATTCAAGAGAGATTGATACTTTTAATTGGAAGTAAAAGTAAAAATATATGTGTCGTTGGAGATGATGATCAAGGTATATATAGATTTAGAGGTGCTACAATAAAAAATATTTTACAGTTTGAGTCAAAATTTGATGAAGAATGTAAAATAGTAAAATTAGAGACAAACTATAGATCAGAAAAAGATATTGTTAAATTTTGTAGGGAATGGATAGATAGTTTATATTGGGGTGAATTTAGACATTCTAAAGAGCTTGTTGTGCCAGAGGAAAAAAATAATGATAGAACAAGGGTTGTGAAGATGTCAGTATCTAATTCAGAAGGTAAATGGCAAGAACGAATAGCAGAATTTTTAATTTTTTTGAAAAGAAGTGGAAAAATTCAAGATTTTAATCAAGTAGCCTTTCTTTTTAGATCTGTCAGGAATAAAAAAATAGTCTCATTAGCTCACTATTTGGAGTATAGAGGCATAGGTGTATACTCCCCTAGATCTAATCTGTTTTTTAGTAGAAAAGAGATTATGGAGGTTATAGGTGTATTTCTTTATGTATTACTTAGAGAGGAAAACAGAATCTTTAATGGGGATATAAAACTAGATATATCTGACTATTATAGAGATTGTTTAAATCAACTGGAGAAAAAATTTAGATCGAATGAAGAGTATAGAAATAATGTTGAAGATTTAAAAAAACAATATCAAAAAATAGATCAAAAAATAGGGAAACTTTTAGAACTTTACTATAAGATTATATCTCTTGGAGAGTTTCAAAATATTTTAGAGAATTTAAAAGAGGGAGTTTTAGAAAATAGAGTTTTATATAATTTAGGAATTCTATCTAAAATTATAGAAAAAGCTGATATTTTATCAAAAGTTTCAGATTTAACAGAAGAAAATATTCAAAAGATAACGGACTATTTTTTTACAATGCATTTGAAATACTTAAAAGATAGTGGTGTTGATGAGTATGAAGACATAAAAGAATTTGCTCCAAAAGGAGCAGTTTCTTTTTTAACAATCCATCAATCTAAAGGATTGGAGTTTCCAATAGTTATTGTAGGCTCTTTAGATGCAGCGCCCGATATAGAAAGAGATGACGAAAAAGATATTGAAAGGGAGTTTATTGCTTTTGATGATTTTGAACCTGAGTATAGAATAAAAGATTTTGATTTTTGGAGATTATATTACACTGCATTTTCAAGAGCAAAAAATCTACTTATTTTAACATGTGTTGAGATATCAAAAGGTAAATATCAAGTTCCATCGTTACCATTTAAAAGTATATATGAAAGAATTCCAGATATTTTATCAGGCGAATTAGATTTTAAAGAGCTTGAAGTGGATAGAATAAATGATATAGATTTAAAGGAAAGTTATTCTTATACGTCACATTTTTTAAAATATAAAGAGTGTCCTTTTAAATATAAACTTGATAAAATCTATGATTTTCAAAGAATAAAGAGTCCAGAAAATTTTTATGGTACTTTAGTTCATCAAAGTTTAGAGTATATAAATAAAAAAGCAATAGATAAAATACCTTTGAATGAAGAGGAGTTAGAAATAGACTATTATTTAGGGTATGAAGGCTTGAAAAAAAGTGAAGGTATTTTTTTAAATAAGGATATATTAGAAAATGGATTAAAACAGATTAAAGAGTATGTTAATAATGGATTTGAGATATATTCAAAAGCCATAGAAGTAGAAAAAGAGTTGTATGTATTAAGGAATGAGTATTTGATAGAAGGAAAACTTGACTTGATTATAGAAATTGAAGAAGGATTAAAAATAGTTGATTTTAAGACTGGATCAAGTGAAATTGATGATGAAAATTTAGATAACTATATCAATCAAGTTAAACTATATTGTTATCTTTTAAAAATGAATACTAATAAAAAAGTTGTAGGTGGAGAAATATATTTTGTTAAAAATAATCAAAAAATTGAGATTCCATATGAACAAGGTGATGAAATTGAGATTTTGAATGATTTTGATACAATAACCAATAAGATAAAAAATAATGAGTTTTCAGAAAAAAGACTTTCACCTAAAAAATGTTTAAAATGTGAATTTAAAAATCACTGTTTTGGTATAAATATGTTATAA
- the modB gene encoding molybdate ABC transporter permease subunit, protein MNSALRLSIIITSSALIFNFIFSILLYFSNNNKNSILKKTIEFFITIPIFLPPSVIGYILIIFLGRNSFVGQFFNKAFNFKFLFTVQGAIIAAIIVSLPIIYQTIKVSFDSIDKAYIETALCLGVSKFNMLRHIYLPLSYSKILSGFILGIGRAFGEFGATILIAGNIPGKTQTLPLALYSAIESGDYLLANKILLILLTFSGLFLGVYIFFSKKES, encoded by the coding sequence ATGAATAGTGCCTTAAGACTTTCAATTATAATAACTTCATCTGCTTTAATTTTTAATTTTATTTTTAGTATTCTGTTGTATTTTTCAAATAATAATAAAAATAGTATCCTTAAAAAGACTATTGAATTTTTTATTACAATACCTATTTTTTTACCTCCATCTGTTATTGGATATATTCTTATAATTTTTCTAGGTAGAAATAGTTTTGTGGGACAATTTTTTAATAAAGCTTTTAATTTTAAATTTTTATTTACTGTACAAGGAGCTATTATTGCTGCTATTATCGTATCTTTGCCTATTATTTATCAAACTATCAAGGTCTCTTTTGATTCAATTGATAAAGCTTATATAGAGACAGCTTTGTGTTTAGGAGTTTCAAAATTCAATATGCTTCGTCATATCTATTTACCTCTTAGTTATTCCAAAATTTTATCTGGTTTTATTCTAGGTATTGGAAGAGCTTTTGGCGAATTTGGAGCTACTATTTTAATTGCCGGAAATATTCCAGGAAAAACTCAGACACTTCCTTTAGCTTTATATTCTGCTATAGAATCTGGAGATTATTTATTAGCAAATAAAATTTTACTTATTTTACTGACCTTTTCAGGTTTATTTTTAGGAGTATACATATTTTTTTCAAAAAAAGAGAGCTGA
- the pyrH gene encoding UMP kinase translates to MKPIYKRVLLKLSGEALMGDQEFGISSETITSYAKQIKEIVDLGVEVGVVIGGGNIFRGLSGTEQGIDRVTGDHMGMLATVINAMALQNSIELLGVPTRVQTAIEMPQIAEPFIKRKAQRHLEKGRVVIFGAGTGNPYFTTDTAAALRAIEIHADVVIKATKVDGIYDKDPVKFADAKKYTEVTYTEVLNKDLKVMDATAISLCRENKLPIVVFDSLTEGNIKRVVLGEAIGTTVING, encoded by the coding sequence ATGAAGCCAATTTACAAAAGAGTTTTATTAAAATTAAGTGGAGAAGCTTTAATGGGAGATCAAGAATTTGGAATCTCTTCAGAAACAATAACTTCATACGCTAAGCAAATAAAAGAGATTGTTGATCTAGGAGTGGAAGTAGGAGTAGTTATCGGTGGAGGTAACATCTTCAGAGGGCTATCTGGAACTGAGCAAGGAATAGATAGAGTAACTGGAGATCATATGGGAATGCTAGCAACAGTAATCAATGCAATGGCTCTTCAAAACTCAATCGAGTTACTTGGAGTACCTACAAGAGTTCAAACTGCTATTGAAATGCCTCAAATAGCTGAGCCTTTTATTAAAAGAAAAGCTCAAAGACACCTTGAAAAAGGAAGAGTTGTAATATTTGGAGCAGGTACAGGAAATCCTTACTTCACTACAGATACAGCAGCAGCTCTAAGAGCAATAGAAATTCATGCTGACGTTGTTATTAAAGCGACAAAAGTTGATGGAATATATGATAAAGATCCTGTAAAGTTTGCAGATGCAAAAAAGTATACTGAAGTAACATATACAGAAGTTTTAAATAAAGATTTAAAAGTTATGGATGCAACGGCAATCTCTTTATGTAGAGAGAATAAATTACCAATCGTTGTATTTGATTCACTTACAGAGGGTAACATAAAAAGAGTTGTTTTAGGTGAAGCAATCGGAACAACAGTAATTAACGGATAA
- the tsf gene encoding translation elongation factor Ts: protein MAEITAKLVKELRDRTGAGMMDCKKALGETNGDIEKAIDLLREKGIAKAAKKSGRTAAEGLVFDGVSADNKTAVVLEFNSETDFVAKNDEFKALGHDMVEIALRPEIKTLEDLKAADLNGKTVETTITDLIAKIGENMSLRRFEKVTTEGFVATYNHLGGKLGVIIEMTGEATEANIVKAKDIAMHVAAMDPKYVDRSVVTTDDLDREREISRKQLEAEGKPAQIIEKILVGKMNKFYEENCLVDQIFVKAENKETVAEYAGDIKVVSFARYKVGEGIEKEEVDFAAEVAAQLNA, encoded by the coding sequence ATGGCAGAGATCACAGCAAAATTAGTAAAAGAACTAAGAGATAGAACTGGTGCTGGAATGATGGATTGTAAAAAAGCATTAGGAGAAACTAACGGAGATATCGAGAAAGCGATTGACTTATTAAGAGAGAAAGGAATCGCTAAAGCTGCTAAAAAATCAGGAAGAACAGCTGCTGAAGGATTAGTATTCGACGGTGTTTCTGCAGATAACAAAACAGCAGTAGTTTTAGAGTTCAACTCTGAGACTGACTTCGTTGCTAAAAATGACGAGTTCAAAGCTTTAGGTCATGATATGGTAGAAATAGCTTTAAGACCTGAAATCAAAACTCTTGAGGATTTAAAAGCTGCTGATTTAAACGGTAAAACAGTTGAGACAACAATAACTGATTTAATCGCTAAAATCGGAGAAAACATGTCTTTAAGAAGATTTGAAAAAGTAACAACTGAAGGATTTGTAGCTACTTACAATCACTTAGGTGGAAAATTAGGAGTTATAATCGAAATGACTGGAGAAGCTACAGAAGCTAACATAGTTAAAGCTAAGGATATCGCAATGCACGTTGCTGCTATGGATCCTAAATATGTAGATAGATCAGTAGTTACAACTGACGATTTAGATAGAGAGAGAGAAATTTCTAGAAAGCAATTAGAAGCTGAAGGAAAACCTGCTCAAATTATCGAGAAGATATTAGTTGGAAAAATGAACAAGTTCTACGAAGAGAACTGTTTAGTTGACCAAATCTTCGTTAAAGCTGAAAATAAAGAAACAGTTGCAGAATACGCAGGAGATATTAAAGTAGTTTCTTTCGCTAGATACAAAGTTGGAGAGGGAATCGAAAAAGAGGAAGTAGACTTCGCAGCAGAAGTTGCAGCTCAACTTAACGCGTAA
- the frr gene encoding ribosome recycling factor, with the protein MSAQVIMNDCKDKMAKAIESTKHKFASIRAGRANVSMLDGIKIEQYGSLMPLNQLGSVSAPEARLLVIDPWDKSVIPTIEKAIMTSNLGLTPNNDGKVIRLMIPELTADRRKEYVKFAKSEAENGKVAVRNIRKDMNNHLRKLEKDAEITEDDLKRFEDEVQKITDATIKTIDQLLATKEKEITTV; encoded by the coding sequence ATGAGCGCACAAGTTATAATGAATGATTGTAAAGACAAAATGGCTAAAGCTATTGAATCAACAAAACATAAATTTGCATCAATAAGAGCAGGAAGAGCAAACGTATCTATGTTAGATGGAATAAAAATCGAGCAATACGGATCTTTAATGCCTTTAAATCAATTAGGATCGGTATCAGCACCAGAAGCTAGATTATTAGTAATTGATCCTTGGGATAAATCAGTAATTCCTACTATAGAAAAAGCAATAATGACATCTAATTTAGGATTAACTCCAAACAATGATGGAAAAGTAATTAGACTTATGATTCCTGAGTTAACAGCAGATAGAAGAAAAGAATATGTAAAGTTCGCAAAATCAGAAGCTGAGAATGGAAAGGTTGCAGTTAGAAATATCAGAAAAGATATGAATAATCACCTAAGAAAGTTAGAGAAGGATGCAGAAATAACTGAGGACGATTTAAAGAGATTTGAAGATGAAGTTCAAAAGATAACAGATGCAACTATTAAAACAATAGATCAATTATTAGCAACAAAAGAGAAAGAAATAACAACTGTATAA
- the modA gene encoding molybdate ABC transporter substrate-binding protein yields the protein MKKILILFVLLVQSLLATDILISGAASLKEYLNKNTSEYEKQNPNINFILNLGGSGTLKNQVEQGAPVDIVFLADRDMMIDLKNKKIILDEFPILENKLVLIKNIHNKNSKITLATGDPKYVPAGRYAEQALKKSPLDMDYSLIYLKDVRSVLNYVELGEVDYGIVYLTDTKFLKNSEVVKIFEKSTHDSIEYSIGVIADSKNKNECIQFLNFLKGKNWDE from the coding sequence ATGAAAAAAATACTTATTCTTTTTGTCTTATTAGTACAATCTCTACTTGCTACTGATATTTTAATAAGTGGAGCGGCTTCTTTAAAAGAGTATTTAAATAAAAATACTTCAGAATATGAAAAACAAAACCCTAATATTAATTTCATATTGAATTTAGGAGGGTCTGGCACGTTGAAGAATCAAGTGGAACAGGGAGCTCCTGTGGATATTGTTTTTCTTGCAGATAGAGATATGATGATTGATTTAAAAAATAAAAAAATTATTTTAGATGAGTTTCCTATTTTAGAAAATAAACTTGTTTTAATAAAAAATATACATAATAAAAATTCTAAAATAACACTGGCTACTGGAGACCCTAAATATGTTCCGGCTGGACGGTATGCAGAGCAGGCTTTAAAAAAGAGCCCATTAGATATGGACTACTCATTGATTTATCTTAAAGATGTTAGAAGTGTTTTAAATTATGTAGAGTTAGGAGAAGTTGATTATGGAATTGTTTATTTAACCGATACTAAATTTTTGAAAAATTCTGAGGTTGTTAAAATTTTTGAAAAATCTACTCATGATTCAATAGAATATTCTATTGGAGTTATCGCTGATTCAAAAAATAAAAACGAATGTATCCAATTTTTAAACTTTTTAAAAGGAAAAAATTGGGATGAATAG
- a CDS encoding acetate uptake transporter translates to MNQNNHVKIEVADPSALGLLGLAIVTFVASANKFGIVSGVSLVIPWAIFLGAFVQLIACLNDIKHGNVFGTTAFGGYAFFWFGMAMSWMIQLGVFGEAMKAAADPKAFGFVFLGYLIFTLYMTVGAVETNKTLLIIFILIDFLFIGLAGTAFGIAPHAMHTLAAVSEFLIALMSFYGSAANVLNKTFGREFLPLGKPLGIFKK, encoded by the coding sequence ATGAATCAAAACAATCATGTTAAAATTGAAGTGGCAGACCCTTCAGCATTAGGTCTTTTAGGTCTTGCAATTGTTACATTTGTAGCATCAGCTAACAAATTTGGAATCGTAAGTGGAGTATCTTTAGTAATCCCTTGGGCGATATTTTTAGGAGCATTTGTACAGTTAATAGCTTGTTTAAATGACATTAAACACGGAAACGTATTTGGAACAACAGCTTTTGGAGGATATGCATTCTTCTGGTTTGGAATGGCTATGAGCTGGATGATCCAATTAGGTGTATTTGGTGAAGCTATGAAAGCTGCTGCAGATCCAAAAGCATTCGGATTTGTATTCTTAGGATATTTAATATTTACTCTATACATGACAGTAGGTGCTGTTGAGACTAACAAGACACTATTAATCATATTTATATTAATAGACTTCTTATTCATAGGATTAGCAGGAACAGCATTTGGAATTGCTCCTCATGCAATGCATACATTAGCTGCAGTATCGGAGTTTTTAATAGCTTTAATGTCATTCTATGGATCGGCTGCAAATGTGTTAAATAAAACTTTTGGAAGAGAGTTCTTACCATTAGGAAAACCTTTAGGAATATTCAAAAAATAA
- the rplM gene encoding 50S ribosomal protein L13: protein MKKYTAMQRKEDVVREFVHYDAEGKILGRLAAEIAKKLMGKDKVSYTPHIDGGDFVIVTNIEKVAVTGKKLTDKVYYSHSGFPGGLKERRLEEILAKNPKEALMLAVKRMLPKNRLGREQLTRLRIFVGAEHAHTAQKPVKVEF from the coding sequence GTGAAAAAATACACTGCTATGCAAAGAAAAGAAGACGTTGTTAGAGAATTCGTTCACTATGACGCAGAAGGAAAAATTTTAGGAAGATTAGCTGCTGAAATAGCTAAGAAATTAATGGGTAAAGATAAAGTTTCTTACACTCCACACATTGACGGAGGAGACTTCGTAATCGTTACAAATATCGAGAAGGTAGCTGTAACTGGAAAGAAATTAACAGATAAAGTTTACTACAGTCACTCAGGATTCCCTGGTGGATTAAAAGAAAGAAGATTAGAAGAGATTCTTGCAAAGAATCCTAAAGAAGCTTTAATGCTAGCTGTTAAGAGAATGCTTCCAAAAAACAGATTAGGAAGAGAGCAGTTAACAAGATTAAGAATATTTGTTGGAGCTGAGCACGCTCATACTGCACAAAAACCAGTAAAGGTAGAATTTTAA
- the aroF gene encoding 3-deoxy-7-phosphoheptulonate synthase gives MYVVVKKDATPTEINELKQYIESTGHGALEVVDDGIRKIGIMGKSSISFKEDLLKFSAVEDIKKIGKSFKFVSREFKKEDTIIDVKGRKIGGTNMILMAGPCSIENKEMIMKIAKVVKESGGEFLRGGAFKPRTSPYDFQGLGEEGLKYMREACDKYDLVMVTEVMDTKEIELVGKYTDIFQVGARNMQNFSLLKELGKSGKPVLLKRGMSATVKDFLMAAEYIVAFGNKEVILCERGIRTFEIATRNTVDVNGVALLKEKSHLPIIIDASHGTGKRSLVEPVTLACILAGADGAMVEIHENPECAFSDGDQSLDFKAFKILAKKIEKTIEFKESLKCL, from the coding sequence ATGTATGTAGTAGTAAAAAAAGATGCTACACCAACTGAAATTAATGAGTTAAAGCAATACATAGAAAGTACAGGACATGGAGCTTTAGAGGTTGTTGATGATGGTATCAGAAAAATAGGAATAATGGGAAAAAGCAGTATTTCTTTTAAAGAAGATTTACTGAAATTTTCAGCTGTAGAAGACATAAAAAAGATTGGAAAATCTTTTAAATTTGTAAGTAGAGAGTTTAAAAAAGAGGATACTATTATAGATGTCAAGGGAAGAAAAATTGGCGGAACTAATATGATCCTAATGGCTGGACCTTGCTCTATAGAAAATAAAGAGATGATAATGAAAATAGCCAAAGTTGTTAAAGAAAGTGGCGGTGAGTTTTTAAGAGGTGGAGCATTTAAACCAAGAACCTCTCCATATGATTTTCAAGGTCTAGGAGAAGAGGGTTTGAAATATATGAGAGAAGCTTGTGATAAGTATGATCTTGTTATGGTAACTGAAGTTATGGATACAAAAGAGATTGAGTTAGTGGGTAAATATACAGATATATTCCAGGTTGGAGCTAGAAATATGCAGAATTTTAGCTTATTAAAAGAGTTAGGGAAATCTGGAAAACCAGTTTTACTAAAAAGAGGAATGAGTGCTACAGTTAAAGATTTTTTAATGGCAGCAGAGTATATAGTGGCTTTTGGAAATAAAGAAGTTATATTGTGTGAAAGAGGAATTAGAACTTTTGAAATTGCAACAAGGAATACAGTAGATGTAAATGGAGTTGCACTACTAAAAGAAAAATCACACCTTCCTATTATAATAGATGCAAGTCATGGTACTGGAAAGAGAAGCTTAGTTGAACCTGTGACGTTAGCGTGTATATTAGCAGGTGCAGACGGTGCTATGGTAGAGATACATGAAAATCCGGAATGTGCATTCTCTGATGGAGACCAAAGTTTAGATTTTAAAGCATTTAAAATTTTGGCAAAAAAAATAGAAAAAACAATAGAATTTAAAGAGAGCCTAAAATGTTTATAG
- the rpsB gene encoding 30S ribosomal protein S2, whose product MAVITMKQLLEAGVHFGHQAKRWNPKMSRYIFTERNGIHVIDLHKSLKKIEEAYVVMRDIAANGGKVLFVGTKKQAQEAVKDQAERSGMYYINNRWLGGMLTNYKTIQTRVERLKELERMEADGTLDKAYTKKEAANFRKELTKLSKNLSGIKDMKEVPAAIFVVDVKKETLAVVEAAKLGIPVFAMIDTNVDPDLITYPIPANDDAIRSVKLISSVMANAIIEGNQGKENAAVASDEIAVEEGSAE is encoded by the coding sequence ATGGCAGTAATTACTATGAAACAATTACTTGAAGCTGGAGTTCACTTTGGACACCAAGCTAAGAGATGGAATCCAAAGATGTCTAGATACATCTTCACTGAGAGAAACGGAATCCACGTAATCGACTTACACAAATCTTTAAAGAAAATCGAGGAAGCTTATGTTGTGATGAGAGATATCGCGGCTAACGGTGGAAAAGTTCTTTTCGTAGGAACTAAGAAACAAGCTCAAGAAGCTGTTAAAGATCAAGCTGAGAGATCAGGAATGTACTACATCAACAACAGATGGTTAGGTGGAATGTTAACAAACTACAAAACTATCCAAACTAGAGTAGAGAGATTAAAAGAGTTAGAGAGAATGGAAGCTGACGGAACTTTAGATAAAGCTTACACAAAGAAAGAGGCTGCTAACTTCAGAAAAGAGTTAACTAAACTTTCTAAAAACTTATCAGGAATCAAAGATATGAAAGAAGTTCCTGCTGCTATATTCGTAGTAGACGTTAAGAAAGAAACTCTTGCAGTAGTAGAAGCTGCTAAATTAGGAATCCCTGTATTCGCTATGATCGATACAAACGTAGATCCTGATTTAATAACTTACCCAATTCCTGCAAACGATGACGCTATCAGATCAGTAAAATTAATATCTTCAGTAATGGCTAACGCTATAATCGAAGGAAACCAAGGTAAAGAAAACGCTGCGGTTGCATCTGATGAGATTGCTGTAGAAGAAGGATCAGCTGAGTAA
- the rpsI gene encoding 30S ribosomal protein S9 — protein sequence MAEMIQYRGTGRRKTSVARVRLIPGGKGIEINGKTMADYFGGRELLSKIVEQPLALTETLDKFEVKVNVFGGGNAGQAGAIRHGLSRALVEADETLKAALKEAGFLTRDSRMVERKKYGKRKARRSPQFSKR from the coding sequence GTGGCAGAAATGATTCAATATAGAGGAACTGGAAGAAGAAAAACTTCAGTAGCAAGAGTAAGACTTATCCCTGGTGGAAAAGGAATCGAAATAAACGGAAAAACTATGGCAGATTACTTCGGTGGAAGAGAGTTACTTTCTAAAATCGTTGAGCAACCATTAGCATTAACTGAAACTTTAGATAAGTTTGAAGTTAAAGTAAACGTATTTGGTGGAGGAAACGCTGGACAAGCTGGAGCTATCAGACACGGACTATCAAGAGCTTTAGTAGAAGCTGACGAGACTTTAAAGGCTGCTTTAAAAGAAGCAGGATTCTTAACAAGAGACTCAAGAATGGTAGAAAGAAAGAAATACGGAAAGAGAAAAGCAAGAAGATCACCACAATTCTCAAAAAGATAA
- the pgeF gene encoding peptidoglycan editing factor PgeF — protein MFIDKGLYFEIEEFSKYGIRAIYTTVDMGNFQEEEARKKAIETLKINNEVIYTGHQTHSENVTKIDENTKNYIEDNDGFITNRKDVVIFTRYADCLPIYFLDLASGAFGCVHSGWLGSYKEIVLKTIDKFGFEYETKLENLLIAFGIGISQSNYEVGLEFVEKFNSKFTKVQLKDVFLEKNGKIYFDNQQFNYNILIEKGLKENQIIRNNLCTFADKRFHSYRRDKKESGRNAAYIFIDKDEK, from the coding sequence ATGTTTATAGATAAAGGCTTGTATTTTGAAATAGAAGAATTCTCAAAATATGGAATAAGAGCTATTTATACAACAGTTGATATGGGGAATTTTCAAGAGGAAGAGGCTAGAAAAAAAGCTATTGAAACTTTAAAGATAAATAATGAGGTTATATATACAGGACACCAGACACATTCGGAGAATGTGACAAAAATAGATGAAAATACAAAGAATTATATAGAAGATAATGATGGATTTATAACAAATAGAAAAGATGTTGTTATTTTTACAAGATACGCGGACTGTTTACCAATATACTTCTTAGATTTAGCAAGTGGTGCTTTTGGATGTGTACATTCAGGATGGTTAGGAAGCTATAAAGAGATTGTATTAAAAACGATAGATAAATTTGGGTTTGAATATGAAACAAAATTAGAAAATCTTCTGATTGCTTTTGGAATAGGAATTTCTCAATCAAATTATGAAGTAGGATTAGAATTTGTAGAAAAATTTAATTCAAAATTTACAAAGGTTCAGCTAAAAGATGTTTTTTTAGAAAAAAATGGTAAAATTTATTTTGATAATCAACAGTTCAATTATAATATTTTAATAGAAAAAGGGTTAAAAGAAAATCAAATAATAAGAAATAATTTATGTACTTTTGCAGACAAAAGATTTCATTCATATAGAAGAGATAAAAAAGAGTCAGGTAGGAATGCAGCCTACATTTTTATTGACAAAGATGAAAAATAG
- a CDS encoding 4Fe-4S binding protein gives MHIIDKDTCIGCGACEGTCPVSAISADANGKYEISDACVDCGACAGVCPVSAISAN, from the coding sequence ATGCATATAATAGATAAAGATACTTGTATCGGATGTGGAGCTTGTGAGGGAACTTGTCCAGTATCAGCTATATCAGCAGATGCAAATGGAAAATATGAAATTTCTGATGCTTGCGTAGATTGTGGAGCTTGTGCAGGAGTTTGTCCAGTATCAGCTATATCAGCAAACTAA